One genomic region from Tigriopus californicus strain San Diego chromosome 4, Tcal_SD_v2.1, whole genome shotgun sequence encodes:
- the LOC131878783 gene encoding organic cation transporter protein-like: MLEDGSCSNHESQEDTIVAKAIGRIGRWQLEKTILLAFCFTPLAWHFMAYPLISRGNDYWCLSPFSDDGSDFSDDQCFLQTHINDTLEEVPCQSWEFDHRSTITIQEDFQLVCQFEHFLALRQILFFSGMLLGCLTTGYLSDLLGRKTTMLALMGVWSLTSILHIFAYDFRLFLVLQFILAFTCNSAWTTSWIWTMEVVNGKWRTILGCGTFLFWGIGYITLPGIVWLFPNWRNAWAAMSLPTLLFAVYYFIIPESPMWLICNGREHEAKAILRDAAKRNGIEPLTNAQWNKIMEASALGSQSDVSSSTGFTSLVKTPNLRKRSLILFISWFVCSLTYYGLSLNSNGIGEDPFLTFTLFGAIEIPAILVSVVSLLTAGRRLPLIFLLFGSGICCTCAAVVPAGIFPGNWPTILLAIGGKFCITCCFHILFVYSSEIYATTARNTGVGCCSVFARAGGMVAPFVEQLRTVNPYLPIAVFGISACFAALLSSFMPETKGRKLPETVEESEEFGSDDTLWSSIFPSSRQNSFINCEQESSPDSTKPPTTPNPKSPETCSRKDAYFHFD, translated from the coding sequence ATGCTGGAGGACGGTTCATGTTCCAACCATGAGTCCCAAGAGGATACAATCGTGGCAAAGGCCATCGGTCGCATTGGTCGATGgcaattggaaaagaccatCTTATTGGCGTTTTGCTTCACGCCGCTGGCTTGGCATTTTATGGCTTACCCTTTGATATCCAGGGGTAACGATTACTGGTGTCTCTCGCCCTTCAGTGACGACGGCTCAGACTTTAGTGACGACCAATGCTTCCTCCAGACACACATCAATGATACTCTTGAAGAAGTTCCTTGTCAATCTTGGGAGTTTGATCACAGATCTACTATCACAATCCAAGAGGACTTTCAACTCGTATGTCAATTCGAGCACTTCTTGGCTCTTCGACAAATTCTTTTCTTTAGTGGCATGCTTCTCGGATGTCTTACCACTGGATATCTCTCAGATTTACTTGGGAGGAAAACGACAATGTTAGCTCTTATGGGTGTTTGGAGCTTGACTTCTatccttcatatttttgcGTACGACTTCAGATTATTCTTGGTGCTTCAATTCATTCTGGCATTCACTTGCAACTCTGCTTGGACAACGTCGTGGATTTGGACCATGGAAGTTGTCAACGGAAAATGGAGAACCATTTTGGGTTGTGGAACATTCTTATTCTGGGGGATTGGCTACATCACCTTACCCGGGATTGTCTGGCTATTTCCTAATTGGAGAAATGCATGGGCTGCGATGTCTCTGCCGACGCTATTATTTGCCGTCTACTATTTCATAATTCCGGAGAGCCCCATGTGGCTTATATGCAATGGACGGGAACATGAAGCCAAAGCTATTCTTCGGGATGCAGCAAAACGAAACGGAATAGAGCCACTCACCAACGctcaatggaacaaaataatGGAGGCCAGTGCTTTGGGAAGTCAATCTGATGTCAGTTCATCAACAGGCTTTACCTCTCTGGTCAAGACTCCAAATCTGCGAAAACGGTCGCTAATTCTCTTTATCAGTTGGTTTGTTTGTTCTTTAACCTATTACGGGCTGTCGTTGAACTCCAATGGCATTGGCGAGGATCCTTTCCTGACCTTTACCCTCTTTGGCGCCATTGAGATTCCAGCCATTCTTGTGTCCGTGGTCAGTCTGCTGACTGCTGGGAGACGTCTCCCATTGATCTTTCTCCTCTTTGGATCTGGAATTTGCTGCACATGTGCCGCTGTCGTCCCGGCTGGCATATTCCCTGGCAATTGGCCCACAATTCTTTTGGCTATAGGGGGAAAGTTCTGTATCACTTGTTGTTTCCACATCCTCTTTGTGTACTCCTCAGAGATTTACGCCACAACTGCACGAAACACGGGTGTTGGGTGTTGTTCCGTGTTCGCCCGGGCAGGAGGAATGGTTGCTCCTTTCGTGGAACAACTCAGAACTGTCAACCCATACTTACCGATCGCAGTCTTTGGCATCAGTGCTTGCTTCGCGGCCCTCTTGAGCTCATTTATGCCAGAAACCAAAGGCAGAAAACTCCCAGAGACCGTGGAAGAGAGCGAGGAATTTGGATCCGATGACACGCTTTGGAGTAGCATCTTTCCGTCCTCAAGACAGAACAGTTTCATCAATTGTGAACAAGAAAGTTCACCTGATTCGACAAAACCTCCAACAACGCCAAATCCAAAAAGTCCTGAGACATGCTCAAGAAAAGAcgcatattttcattttgactaa